One Ricinus communis isolate WT05 ecotype wild-type chromosome 2, ASM1957865v1, whole genome shotgun sequence DNA segment encodes these proteins:
- the LOC8265304 gene encoding calcium-transporting ATPase 1 has translation MENYLNENFGDVKPKNSSEEALQRWRKLCWLVKNPKRRFRFTANLSKRFEADAIRRSNQEKLRVAVLVSKAALQFIHCLNLSSDYTVPEEVEAAGFKICADELASIVEGHEVKKLAIHGGVEGLAGKLSTSVADGISTSDDLLNRRKEIYGINKFTESPARGFWVFVWEALQDMTLMILGICALVSLVVGIIMEGWPKGAHDGLGIVASILLVVFVTATSDYRQSLQFKDLDKEKKKISVHVTRNGLRQKLSIYDLLPGDIVHLSIGDQVPADGLFISGFSLLINESSLTGESEPVHVNTTNPFLLSGTKVQDGSCKMLVTTVGMRTQWGKLMATLSEGGDDETPLQVKLNGVATVIGKIGLFFAVVTFAVLVEGLYRRKLHEESHWDWSGDDAMEMLEFFAVAVTIVVVAVPEGLPLAVTLSLAFAMKKMMNDKALVRHLAACETMGSSTTICSDKTGTLTTNHMTVVKACICGQITEVGSSESTHNFGSIVLDSAKRILLESIFNNTGGEVVSNKDNKTEILGSPTETALLELGLLLGNFQVEREKSKIVKVEPFNSTKKRMSVVLELPEGGFRAHCKGASEIILAACDKFIDKNGVVVSLNEESIDHLKNTIEQFASEALRTLCLAYLDIGSEFSAESPIPLKGYTCIGIVGIKDPVRPGVRESVAICRSAGIVVRMVTGDNITTAKAIARECGILTDKGIAIEGPEFREKSEEELRELIPKIQVMARSSPMDKHTLVKHLRTTFEEVVAVTGDGTNDAPALHEADIGLAMGISGTEVAKESADVIILDDNFSTIVTVAKWGRSVYINIQKFVQFQLTVNVVALIVNFSSACLTGNAPLTAVQLLWVNMIMDTLGALALATEPPNDDLMTRSPVGRKGNFISNIMWRNILGQSMYQFVMIWYLQTRGKTFFHLDGPDSDLILNTLIFNSFVFCQVFNEISSREMEKINVFRGILKNYVFVAVLSCTTLFQIVIVEFLGTFANTSPLTWQQWFVTILLGFLGMPIAAILKMIPVGSN, from the exons ATGGAGAACTATTTGAATGAAAACTTCGGCGATGTAAAGCCTAAAAACTCATCTGAAGAAGCTTTGCAGAGATGGAGAAAGCTTTGTTGGTTAGTTAAGAATCCTAAACGACGATTTCGTTTCACTGCTAATCTCTCTAAACGATTTGAAGCTGACGCTATTCGTCGCTCAAATCAG GAGAAGCTTAGAGTTGCAGTTTTGGTTTCAAAAGCTGCTCTTCAGTTTATCCATT GTCTAAATTTGTCCAGTGACTACACTGTACCTGAAGAGGTTGAGGCTGCTGGTTTTAAAATTTGTGCTGATGAGTTAGCATCGATTGTTGAAGGCCATGAAGTGAAGAAGCTAGCAATTCATGGTGGAGTTGAGGGCCTAGCTGGGAAGCTTTCCACATCAGTTGCTGATGGTATCTCTACTTCTGATGATTTACTAAATAGAAGGAAAGAAATTTatggaataaataaattcactGAAAGCCCAGCGCGGGGTTTCTGGGTTTTTGTTTGGGAAGCCCTTCAAGATATGACTCTTATGATACTTGGGATTTGTGCCCTTGTTTCTCTTGTTGTTGGCATAATTATGGAAGGGTGGCCAAAGGGTGCCCATGATGGACTTGGAATTGTTGCAAGTATTCTACTTGTTGTGTTTGTCACTGCTACCAGTGATTATAGGCAATCTCTGCAGTTCAAAGATTTGGAcaaggagaagaaaaagatatcaGTTCATGTAACAAGAAACGGCTTGAGGCAGAAACTCTCAATATATGATTTACTTCCTGGGGACATTGTTCATCTTTCCATTGGAGATCAGGTCCCAGCTGATGGACTCTTCATTTCAGGgttttctttgttaattaATGAATCCAGTTTAACAGGAGAGAGTGAACCTGTTCATGTGAACACTACAAATCCTTTTCTCCTTTCTGGAACCAAAGTTCAGGATGGATCATGCAAAATGCTTGTGACTACTGTAGGAATGAGAACGCAATGGGGTAAACTGATGGCTACTCTCAGTGAAGGAGGAGATGATGAGACACCACTGCAGGTCAAATTGAATGGAGTAGCAACTGTCATTGGTAAAATAGGCCTATTTTTTGCAGTTGTGACATTTGCTGTCCTGGTGGAAGGATTATATAGGCGCAAGCTTCATGAAGAAAGCCACTGGGACTGGTCTGGTGATGATGCCATGGAAATGTTGGAATTTTTTGCTGTTGCTGTTACAATTGTAGTGGTTGCAGTTCCTGAGGGGCTTCCCTTAGCTGTGACATTAAGTCTTGCTTTTGCcatgaagaagatgatgaatgATAAGGCACTTGTTCGCCATCTAGCTGCTTGTGAGACCATGGGGTCTAGTACAACTATCTGCAGTGACAAAACTGGGACACTAACAACTAACCATATGACTGTTGTAAAAGCATGCATTTGTGGGCAAATCACCGAAGTGGGCAGCTCTGAGAGTACTCATAATTTTGGTTCTATAGTGCTTGATTCTGCTAAGAGAATCCTACTTGaatctatatttaataacacTGGGGGAGAAGTTGTTAGTAACAAAGACAACAAAACTGAGATACTAGGATCACCCACTGAAACTGCTCTTCTAGAACTGGGGCTGTTACTTGGAAATTTCCAAGtagaaagggagaaatcaaaAATCGTGAAGGTTGAACCATTTAACTCTACAAAGAAGCGAATGAGTGTAGTTTTAGAGCTTCCTGAAGGAGGTTTTCGGGCACACTGTAAGGGAGCTTCTGAAATAATTTTAGCTGCATGTGACAAATTTATTGACAAAAATGGCGTGGTTGTTTCCCTTAATGAAGAATCCATCGATCATTTGAAGAATACAATTGAACAATTTGCTAGTGAAGCTCTTCGAACTCTTTGCCTTGCTTACTTAGATATTGGAAGTGAGTTCTCTGCTGAAAGTCCTATCCCTCTTAAGGGGTACACTTGCATAGGTATTGTGGGTATCAAAGATCCAGTGCGCCCTGGTGTTAGAGAGTCTGTTGCAATTTGCAGATCAGCTGGAATTGTGGTTCGGATGGTCACTGGAGACAACATAACCACTGCTAAGGCAATTGCTAGAGAATGTGGAATTTTGACTGATAAGGGCATAGCAATTGAAGGACCAGAATTCAGAGAGAAGAGTGAGGAGGAGTTGCGTGAACTTATTCCAAAAATTCAG GTAATGGCCCGATCTTCACCAATGGATAAACATACCCTTGTGAAGCATCTAAGAACAACTTTTGAGGAAGTTGTCGCAGTGACTGGTGATGGTACAAATGATGCTCCAGCACTTCATGAAGCAGACATTGGGCTAGCAATGGGCATCTCTGGAACTGAG GTAGCAAAGGAAAGTGCTGACGTCATAATTCTAGATGACAACTTCTCCACAATTGTGACTGTGGCAAAATGGGGACGTTCAGTTTACATAAACATTCAAAAGTTTGTTCAGTTTCAACTCACAGTCAATGTTGTTGCCCTGATTGTCAACTTTTCTTCAGCTTGTTTGACAG GAAATGCTCCCCTAACTGCTGTTCAACTTCTCTGGGTCAATATGATCATGGATACTCTAGGAGCACTAGCACTGGCAACAGAGCCTCCTAATGATGACTTGATGACAAGATCACCAGTTGGTAGGAAAGGAAACTTCATCAGCAACATAATGTGGAGGAATATTTTGGGCCAGTCAATGTATCAGTTTGTGATGATATGGTATCTGCAAACGAGAGGAAAAACATTTTTTCATCTTGATGGCCCAGATTCTGATTTGATACTGAATACTCTTATTTTTAACTCATTTGTTTTCTGCCAG GTTTTCAATGAGATCAGCTCCAGAGAGATGGAAAAGATCAATGTCTTTAGAGGCATACTGAAAAACTATGTTTTTGTGGCTGTGCTCAGTTGCACTACCCTCTTCCAAATTGTAATTGTCGAGTTCCTGGGAACATTTGCAAACACCTCTCCTCTCACTTGGCAGCAATGGTTTGTTACCATTTTGCTAGGATTCCTTGGCATGCCAATTGCTGCTATCTTAAAGATGATACCAGTGGGATCAAACTGA